DNA sequence from the Salvia splendens isolate huo1 chromosome 19, SspV2, whole genome shotgun sequence genome:
CTGTGATTCGGATGATCAAGTATCCATTTAGGTGGTGAAAATCTTGGTTACTCTATTATAGAGTACAATTCACCAAACAAAATCTTGATTCATGATCCTCAGCTTGAATATCAATTGCTTAACAAAAGCTGCTTTTCTTTCATGAATCAGTCCTTGCTTCGATCTCCATCAATTTCAGTGTCATTCTGTCCTAATCTCACCTTGTTCCCCTGCAAAACTGAACCTACTAATATGTCTAAATTTGATGATTACTTCGAAAACTATAGCAAGATAGAGTGTCTCTACACCGTGTACTATAAAATCCCATCATCCGATGGTGCTCTTTCCGAGCAAATTGAACCTCCTGAAGGATGTTGGTTAGTACAGCTGCCTATGAGGTCTAATCGAAACTCGAATGATTTGTTCAGTGTGATATCTGCTGATTTTACTCTAGAATGGGAGGTTTCTGATGAATGTGTTAGTTGTTGCAATGTAGGAGGGCAGTGTCTCACTGCCAACAATAACACATTCTACTGCAAACGAGGTATCGTTTGTTCTGTGTCTGGAAATTTTCGGCTCTAACCCGAATAAATTGACTGTCTCTGTGTTCTCTACATTTCTAAATCCATGccttgttgtgttgtttgcaTCAAATTTTTTGGCATTAATCTAACTACCAGAAATGGTGATTTCTTTGTTTAAATTCTGTTGCAGAAAATAAGTCAAGGAAGATATTATTAGCTACATGTAAGctaactctctctttctccgcACATTGATTAAAAGCATACAAATTCGGTAATTTATGTAACTTGAtttgttcttgatttatgaTAATCAGTGATACCTGGATCTGCTCTGTTGCTTGCCTGCGCCTTATATATTTGGCTGCGAAAGAAAAAGAAGGTCGGATCCTACCTTCTTTCAAGAAACCTATCTTATGATCCCTCCTCGAAATCGGATATAGAAGACGGAAGCTTCAACTTCGGCATTCCCATCTTCTCGTACAACGAGCTCGTCGAGGCCACTGGCAATTTCGACCCTTCAAAAGAGCTCGGTGACGGAGGCTTCGGCACCGTCTACTACGGTAACCACACAACTCATCTCAAAAAAGGGTTATTAATTAGACTAAAAGTCCAAATTTAGTCCCGAACATTTGctccaaaaaaattatttatcctACATATTAAGTGCGTTAGCTTTTGGTCAAATTTAACCAGGCAAGCTCCAAGACGGCCGAGAAGTCGCGATCAAGCGACTCTACGAGCACAACTACCGACGAGTGGAGCAGTTCTTGAACGAGATCAAGATCCTCACGAGCCTCCGCCACCCGAACCTTGTCTCGCTCTATGGATGCACCTCGCGGCGCAGCCGCGAGCTCCTCCTCGTGTACGAGTACATCCCCAACGGCACCGTGGCGGACCACCTCCACGGCAAGCGCGCGGCATCGGCGCCCCTCACGTGGCCGATGCGGATGACCATTGCGAGGGAGACGGCCACCGCGCTCGCCTACCTACACAAGTCGGACATCATCCACCGCGACGTCAAGACGAACAACATCCTGCTCGACGTGAACTTCTCCGTTAAGGTCGCGGATTTCGGCCTCTCGCGCCTCTTCCCGACCGACGTGACGCACATCTCCACGGCGCCCCAGGGCACCCCGGGTTACGTGGACCCGGAGTACCACCAGTGCTACCAGCTCACGGACAAGAGCGACGTGTACAGCTTCGGAGTCGTGCTGATCGAGCTGATCTCGTCCATGCCGGCTGTCGACATAAGCCGGCATAAGCACGAGATCAACCTGGCCAACCTTGCCGTGAGCAAGATCCAGAAATGCGCGTTCGACGAGCTGATCGACCCGGCGACCGGGTACAACTCCGACGCGGAGGTGACAAGGATGACGACGACGGTGGCGGAGCTGGCGTTCCGGTGCCTGCAGCTGGATAAGGACATGAGGCCGACgatggtggaggtggtggcgtTCCTCCACGACATAGAGAGCGGAGGGGACGGCGATTTCGAGGGGACGAAGGGGAATTTGGGCGGGAAGATACCGCCGTCGCCGGAGACGGATGAGGTGGTGCTGTTGAAGAGTAGGATTTATCGGTCGTCGCCGACGGCGGTGACGGACACGTGGATTAGTAGCACCTCGACGACGGCGAGTTCGGTTGGGTGATTCTTGATGTTGTTGGTGTGGACTTACAACATCAAGAATCACACTTCTGGTAGAGATGAGATGGTGtatgtgtgtttgtttgtgtgagTGAGTGAGTAAGAATGGTTTATATATTCTTCCTTTATTCTATGTGTATTTTTCTTGTCTATTTTTGAGCAATTGGCAGCGGGAATGTGCATATAATGAAAGAGAGCTAGCTAGTAGTATTTCCTTTGCAATTGGTGGTGGCGATGTGATTATTTTTTGCTACTAGCATATGTTATTGATGTATATGTCGGAAATGTAAGTCCATCCATGACTCCGGCAATGGGATAGCCGAGCGCCCGAGCCAATGGATATGGACTTATTACAAATTTAAGTCAAATTAAATTATCGGCGGCTTATCCTTTTTGGAAATGAATCTCACAATTTACTGACACTAATTccaatactttttttttctgtatcttactttaaaaattttatacatatttaaattcataccatttcaaagtttctatttttaataaataggaACATACGATAATAGATTTtgcataatttatatttataaaaaaagggTCGAAGAAAAGGAGTAAAGCCAAAGACTGAAAAGTCATGACTCGTCTCAGACGTTAACGCAACTGACAGTTCTCATTGACTATTGATATGCTTTACCAAGTCTTGgtcttcgtcttcgtcttcgtcttcatcaCTCCACCATCTTATACGCAATACATCGAACATGTTGTGTACAAACACAAATTCACACCATGAAGCTTCCCAACTATCTGATTCTCTCTCTACTCCACtttctcatcatcatcactaCTGCTTCATACGGTTCCAAATGCCTACAATCCCACCCTTGGGGAAACCTCACATTTCCGTGCACCGATTTCCAAAAACCAGAATGCGGATTATTCAGGGTTCATGGCTACAATACTCCACATTCAGATCGAAAAATTCAACTAGAATATGAAGGTCCTCTTTTTGATCTGATTCGTATTTCCGGGGACATCATATCAATTCACGATCCCAAGCTGGCAAAGCTCTTGAGCGAACAGAGATATTCCGATCACAGAAATTTACTTCTCCCTCAATCTCTGCTCACACCTGATGAGTTTACACTTATGTTTAATGTTTCTTCTAATTGTTTTGAATGTTACTTTGGCGGAGGGCAGCGTTTTAGTAACTCCTTTGACGAGTTCTACTGTAATAAAGGTATCGTTTCATATGGTCTCTCTTCATCTACAATTAAATCTATTTGCAAgcttttttttttagaattacACATGAACGAATTCATGAATCCGAGATGAACGAATCACATTCAATTAATGTTGTTGTTAATGGTGTTTATTCTGATTTGAACCATTTTCTGTTTCTTGTACATATATCTTCATCTCAATTCtctcataattattttttcctaTGGTGTGACATGTGTGCAGACAGACACAGAAATAAGGTGGTGCTGATAGTAGGTAAAGTATTATACACGTTCTTTTCTGTTTAGCATTTTTAGATCTAAACCACTAGTTATTTTGCTGTTACTCAGCTATATCTGCAGGTGGACTATTGTTTCTTCTATGCTTGTTGGTCTCCTACATGATCTGGCTGTTGAAGAGAAGGGCCCGTAGGGGGGGCTACCTTCGCGCCTCTAAAATGTCTCTCGAGACCTCAAAATCGGACATCAATGGTGCAAGCTCCTTCTTTGGCATCCCCATCTTCTCTTACACAGAGCTCGAAGCAGCCACCAACATCTTCGATCCTTCTAGAGAGCTCGGTGATGGAGGTTTCGGGACAGTATACTATGGTAAGAAATCAACATTCAAGTAGTTTAATGAATACAACTAGTAATAATCTAGTTGTAGATTGGTTGCGAAATCAACGTTTTGTGTATCAGGGAAGCTACAAGATGGGAGGGAAGTCGCGATAAAGCGCCTCTACGAGCAGAACTGCAGAAGAATGGAGCAGTTCATGAACGAGATCGAAATTCTTACGAGTTTAAGGCACCCGAATCTTGTCTGTCTGTATGGCTGCACTTCTAGGAGAAGCCGGGAGCTTCTGCTCGTGTACGAGTACGTCTCCAACGGCACTGTGGCTGATCATCTGCACGGCCAGAAAGCCGACGTAGCGCCCCTCCCATGGCCTACTCGGATGAGGATTGCCGTTGAAACTGCAACCGCGTTGGCTTATCTCCACAAGTCGGACATAATCCACCGCGATGTCAAGACAGACAACATATTACTCGATGAAAACTATCACGTCAAAGTGGCTGATTTTGGGCTGTCGAGGCTGTTCCCGAACAATGCGAGTCATATCTCAACTGTCCCCGGAGGGACCCCAGGGTACATCGACCCCGAGTACCATATGTGCTACCAAGTGACAGATAAGAGCGACGTCTACAGCTTCGGTGTTGTCCTCGCTGAGCTCATTTCGTCAATGCCAGCTGTGGATATAGGCAGGCGGACAGATGAGATCAACTTGGCCAACTTGGCGCTGACGAGGATACAGAGGGGTGCGTTTCATGAGCTGGCCGATCCGTCTCTCGGGTATAACCTCAATGCTGAAGTCACCGAGATGGTTACCTCAGTCGCGGAGATAGCGTTCCAGTGCCTGCAGCTCGAGAAGGAGATGAGGCCATCCATGGCTGAGGTGTTGGCTCTTCTCAAAGATATATCTAACTGAAAAAGGTTATGTTAGAGAAAGAGATTACTTTTGCAGGAAATGGTTTATAGTACTTCATAGTGTGAGAAGAATAGCTTAGGAGACTAGGAAAAATTTATGTTCTTGTAAAGAGATTTTTGTATATTAATGAACTtctgcaaaaattcaaaaattcaaaaaagatCAATAAAAACTCACTTGGGATTTCTGAAACATTACAAGACAACCAATATGTCTAATACATCCAACAATGGTATACATACAACAAACAGAAACTTGCAGTTTGCTTTTTATTGACAACAAAATTGAAGGTGAAAATTCAGCTTTTGGTAAAACAAAATAGGTGAGCTAATGCCTAGCAGTGAGCTTATGATCTGTATTATCCAAAGGAATAATAGTTCTTTCTTTAGATGGGTTTACAGATTGGTCTGAATCATCTTCTTTTCCGGAGCTAGTCGATCCCTTTGGAGAATTGGCTCCAGAATCAGGTTTGGGGTGAGGTTTCGGATGCTGCTTCTCCTTTGGAGGCGATAGTTGCAGCAAAAATCTGTGTATCATCTCGTAACTGGTGAATGTAATCACTGCAGATGGAGTTGTTCGTAGGAGATTTGTACCACAGCCACGATAGAACCCGGCTATCCCTTCCTGTCTGAAAACTTTCTTGATGCAATCAACGACACCAGAATACTTTGGCTGAGAGTCCCGCACTTGACCTTGCTCTTGCAGCCTCGAACGGATAACCTAGAGAAAGTTTGAGGATTCATAAAATATGTATGTTTTCCTCTTTTTTGACTAGATGAATGTGTAATATTAAGATAATGGAAGGAAACCATACCTCATGAGGATAAGTTAATAGAGAGGCGACGACCTTTGAAGATGAGGAGGCAATTGCCAGTTCCCCGGGGTTGAGCTCGTTATCGCTTTTATTCCCTtccaaataaagaaacaaaaggaTAACGAATATGGTTTCAGTTGTTATCCCGTTTATTACCTTCCAAATATGGAAACACAAAGATAACGAATATGCATTCAGTTATATAGTTCCACGCATCTAATGAGAAACCTCGGCTCTAGTGATGTATATTAACACAGAACGTGTGCACTAGAACATCAGAAGAAGCCAGAAACGAAGTGGAAATGTGTTGTCGTACCTCGTTTAGCTAAGGAGAATTTCATTCTTTCATACGCAGGGAACTGAATAGCCACGTGACTAATTCCAGCCAACGAAGGCAGAAGACCACTGTACAACAAAAGGAGAATTAAATGCCAATTTACAACGTGAACCCGGAAATTTTGCTCGGCCCTTCTCAGTGGTAGATAATTGTTCAAATTTTTGTGCGTTCAAGCACGAACTAACCTGTACCATCCTCGGAATCCTTCTTCACGGGCAATTCGACTCAAAGCCGAAAATATATTCTTGTAAGGAACTACACCTTGCCTCATTCCTTGTGTCTAAGAACAGAGATGAAGTCCAAGTTAGTTTCTAGATGAATATATAAGTCCAAAAGCCAATACAATAAGTGATGCAGTTCACAATGGAATCACAAGatttataaaatacaaattacatGTCGTCACGAATGTGGAATAAGAAGTATTAATCCCAGATATCTGCCCCAACAATTCCCCATCCCCCACCAACTAATATAAAGCATCCAATTTTATAAACAACATTCCAACCTACTTGAAGTCGGGTCTTAACAACCCACAAAGGATTTGTTGCGATAGATGTTGCAGCACCAGCTCCTGCGGCAGCTACCATGTTTGAACTAATTGAAAGCTGGTCGCTGTTGTTGCTGCCCTCTGTATAATTGCAAAATATATGTAAGATCATTCCAAAATAGAATTCTTTACATTCTTTACGTACAGCAATTTCTGAAGCTGTATGAGACATACCATATGTATGTAGTAGCTCTTTAAGATGCCCATAAACCGTGAAGTATACCTGCAATGATCAATGAGAGATTGTCAATTTTCCTCAAAGATGAAAATTTGTATAAACAGCAGCAACGAGGTATATCATTTTTGCAAGTCAGCGGAcgagtattaaataaatagatacaTAATCTGATTCAAACATGTGAAGTGTCATCTTCTTAAAAGACAAAATGATATGGAAAGATCATGGTCAAAGAAAACAAGgacaataaaatattaatatcaaatatacaaaaaagTAGGAAATGAGATTCTAAATCACTACTACTGCTATTGAGTAGAATTTCACAGACATGTATCATGTAGTGAAACTGAATTCGTATAAAGGAGGATGAACAAGTACTCCTAGAAAACTGCTTCAGCCATAAATTAAGTCACCATGTGCTTCTAATGGTCATCATAACAAATATGAATCTATTAAATCAGCATCACTAATATAGCCAAAAACAATAGTGAATTATTGTTACAAAAATGAAACAGGCGAATTCTATGATTGAAAGACACCACTCACAGCCCAATTTGGAAGTAATGCCGTCAAAGTTGGCGTTAGGCCACGGTAAAGTCCCCTCAAACCTTCGGTTCGAACAATATTTTGCAGGCTCACAATGATCACACTACCTAAATTTCAccacaaaaaaaacacatcatAAGCTAATTAAGCAGAGCTGATCTTAGTACGTTAGTACTATAAGTTAACCTTTTCAAACAAAACCTAAAAATCACAAGAGTTCGAACCTTTACGACCAGAGGGCTGCATTTCAGGGAGGCCATGGACTTGAAGCCTCGTCTTGATCACATCCAAGGGGCACACGAATGTAGCTGCTATTGCCCCTAAAAATTCAATCAAGCACAACAATTaacaccaaatccatcaatcaTCACCAGatcaaacacaaaaaacacaaaTTCGAATTTCAGCGAGTGTAATTAATGAAACAATTACCTGCAGAGGCACCGGCGGAGGCGTCAAAAATAGCCTCCTTCGCGCTCCGGTGGTCGCACGGCGCGGCGGCGACCATTTTCTAGGGTTTACTCCGACGAACAAAAAAATGAGCTATGAGGTATCCAATCAACCTTCGCAAAATTCCACCTTCAGCTACAAATACGCATACATGTCGAAATTAAACATATATAAGGAGAAATGGAGGTTGAATTGGAGCGTTGTTGACACTCCAGTTGAAAGGAATTGGTATGCGTTTGCGACCGAAATTGACCGTGTTTGAAGGGAATGCAATTGGAATTTCTAGGGTTTTTCTTCTTCAGTTGGTATTTTGACGCGAATCGAGAGTGGGATCCATTGAAGCAATGCTCTCGGGAAATTATGGAAAGGAAATTACTGCTAATCACAGCAAAGTCTCACAATTTTAGGggaaaaatcaattttttgcATCTGGATTTTCCAAGCGGGAATCAGAATCTATTTATCTTGTTACATAGTGCAGAATATCTGGATTTGTCTTTTTTAAAAactcacttttttattttttttaattgaattaaatctCACTTTCTAGGATATGAATGTATATCATCTGAGCCGAGCCGAATATTGGCCGGTTCGATTGAGGATTCGTGGAGAAACTCGATTAATGAGTTCTCAAACAAGCTTGCAAATTTAAATAATAGGTCAAGTTCGATTCATTTGCTATCTCATTGAGTATtggacaattttttttatgaaattaattctTGCTTTCTAGTTAAAAAATATACTCGAGATTCAATTTAGAATTGTAGATGAGGCAGATTGTAGATGGGGCATGAACCGAACCGAATGTTAGCGGGCCCGATTGAAGATTCATGAACAAAATTACTAATTAATAAGTTTTTAATTCCAATGAACAAAAAGTTCGGCTCATTTGCACTGTGATTAAGCTATGGGTGGATAGAGCCTTGAATTCTATTTAGATGGGGAAATATGAgtaaaatttgattttgatgatttGACAAGGAGCATATATAAgaattttgataaaataaagtTACAAATTAAAGATTAAAATAGCATAAAGAATTAATTTTTGAGGTGGGGCATTTGGGGAATGGATCCCATGATGTGCTCCCCACCACAGCAGGGTGATGTGCTCTCACAGCAcattaaaaaaagcaaaatataatgaatattttattttattaatattttaatgtgaTGTGAGAGCACAACACTCCTGCTGTGGTGGGGAGCATAGAAGGGGATCCATTCCGGGGGGCATTTGTGCCAATGTAGATTTCAAGTAGCTTCGTTCTGTTcggataagtttttttttttttttttttttccgataTGAGCTTCGATTAGTTGTATTCGTTTACAAACCTAGTTCATTTTcataatgtttaatttttttttagtatttgtagatatatttcataactaaaacaaataaattctttAAATCTTTTTGTAGCTACTATATAATGCAAAGTGAGGAAGAAAAGAGTCATTTAAACATAAGGTAGTAAGTTCTCACCAATAAGTTGTAGCGCAGTAGGCAGCGTGGAGCTGTGGTGATTTTGAGGTCACGAGTTCAAACTCCGTCACCCGCTACAAAACTTTCGACCTTAATCCGCAAATCCTATCGAGCAGGAGTAGTCGGATTCCGCCAAAGACATTCTGTGCACATATAGTCAAACCCAAAAATTAGTAAGTTTTCATAGAGTTTAATGTATAAAATTTGGCATGAGTATTTTAAGTTTAAGTAAGGATTTACTTTCTACGGAGTATAATATGCTTTTATTTGTATGAATAAAGTTTGCTATACTTCtgaaaatattaaaacaaataatttagATGATTTAATTAGCCCATTTACAATGTAATTGGGCCCTACATTTCCAACAAAGGCCCAATATTAATGAACTATTTGGGCTTACTTAGCGCCGTACAGCTAAAAATGAGTTGacaaaaataaaggaaaataaaaaataaaaataaaaaggggAAAAGGAAAGTGAGCTGAATGCAGCTGTTCCTTTACATACCAATATAACTACAATTGTTGATTAATATGTTTCCAAAATTATATATGATCAAAACTAGGATATGACACAAACTTATTAatctcaaatttaattaattaaataatagcttCACCGCCACCTGTCACACAAAACCTCAAAATGTTTTACTCTGCAAATGATATCTTTGGTAGCCTGTATTGCTGATTTGTATTCACTTATAAAGATAAACAATTCTCATTACTCAACACGTTAATTTTGATTGTGGAATGTTTTTTCTGTTtcattaagaaattaaaaattggttCTTGATGATTGGAGGGGCCTTGCACTTACAGttcattccttgtcatcaatccGCGTTTGGTCCATTTCCATGTGAATTTCACTtcatattcattcaatttttctTGTGGATTTGTTTGATTTTCCAGTCACCATCAGATCCCTCTGCATATTGCCACTCTCTTTTGctgaattaaagaaaaaaacacaGTGCACACACTGGAAGTCTTCCTGTCTTCTCTTTAGGTAATCCCAAGTTTCCTTTCTTGTTGGAATCTTTTAATCATTTCCTCTTCAATTCATTGCTGTGTTGTTGGGATCTGAGATCTTATTTTGACAGTGTTGTGTATTTGGCCACAATTTGTGATTGCAGGTGAAGAGGTTCTGAATTTGAAGGGGTTTTGTTTCTCTGCTGAAAAGATTGGATTTTGTTGAAGTGGGGTTGGAGATATAGTGTTTATCTCTTTGTGGGTGTTTTgggtttttattgtttttggtttgtgtgtgtgaatttcacTTTTCTTGgagaaaaaaagtgaaaaatggCTGTGGAGATTGAAGTTGAGTCTTGTTTAGTGGATATGATGGTGGGGATCGGGGTGATTCGAATGTTATCTGCGATTTGAAGAAGGTTTGAAGTTCGGTTAATTATTTGAGCTCGAAGATAAAGAGCTGTGGGATTTAGTTATGGGGTCGAGGGTGGATAGATATGAAGACCATGATCTTGTGCCATTAGCTGCACTGATCAATAGGGAGCTGAGGAATGAGAAAATGGAGAGGCCCACGGTGAGATATGGCTCTGCAGCTCAGTCGAGGAAAGGGGAGGATTATTTCTTGATGAAGACTTGCCAGAGAGTTGCTGGAAATCCATCAACGTCGTTCTCTGTTTTTGGAGTATGTGATCCATTTATTTGTCTCAGTTTTATGAAGTGATGATTGTGTTTGGTCACTTGCTTTTGTTTTATTGAGCAAAATCTGTTTGAGATTCTGTATGTTGGAGAATCTAATATCGTTGATTCGTTGTGTCCTAATATAGAGGTTGTCGGTGAAACTTAGGGTCTATTAGATCAGTTTGATTGATGATTCTTGAAAAAGATCTTTCCATAAATGATTGGATTTTGTATATTGGGAGTTCTATCATTTGTAGATTTGGTGTGTCGGCGAATTTACTATCTTTGATTCGTTGCGTGTACTAAAAGGTTGTCAGGTGCAACATAGGGTCTATTAACTCAGTTTTGGAGTTTTGCTGATGATTTTGAAAAAAACCTTTTTGTATAATTGGAGATATTCTATCAATATGTGGATTTGGTGTGTTGGAGAATTTTACTATCTTTCATTCGTTGCGTCCAATAAAAGGTTGTCGATGCAAGTTATAGGTCAATTAGCTCAGTTTTGGAGTTTTGCTGATGATTCTTGAATAAAATCTTTTAATAGATTATTGGCTTTGTTTGATGAGATTTAATCTATCGATTTGTAGATCTTTGATGGGCATAATGGGAGTGCAGCTGCAATATTTTCGAGAGACCATTTGTTGAACTACGTGTTAAATGCCATGCCTCGTAGACTTGGACGGGATGAGTGGCTACATGCTTTACCTAGAGCTTTGGTTGCCGGCTTTGTGAAAACCGACAAGGAATTCCAAGCCAAAGGCACGGATTGTATACCTTTTTactgatttttttaatcttttttaactgattttttgacctgtcgaaGACATTTTTATGTGCTTAAATAATGAAGCTCGTCCCTCTGCAGGAAAGACTTCTGGAACTACAGCTACATTTGTGATTATTGACGGGTGGACAGTTACTGTCGCATCTGTTGGAGATTCGCGCTGCATTTTAGATGCTCAGGGTGCCGGTGTTTCCATCTTGACCGTTGATCATAGACTTGAAGAAAATGCGGAGGAGTTAGTTCGTTTTCTCCGAGTGTAATGTTAATTTCTTGCTTTTCGTATACTTCTCTCACTGAAAATCCGTTCGCTTTCTAAACTTACAGAAGAGAGCGTGTCACAGCCAGTGGAGGCGAAGTGGGGAGGCTTAGCATTTTTGGCGGGACTGAGGTATGATCCACGTCCGTATATTCTAGAAAGCCTCGTTATTGGATTGAGGGAAATAGTAATTTTCTCGCCTTAATTGCCTCTTCAGATTGGTCCTCTTCGTTGTTGGCCAGGCGGTTTGTGTCTTTCTCGATCAATTGGTGACATGGATGTGGGAGAATTTATCGTTCCAATACCGTATGTGAAGCAAGTAAAGGTAGCTTTTATACCTCTTTAGTACTTTCTTGTTTTAGCATGACAAATTTCTTTTCGAAACGACTGACTTTGTTTGTTTACATGAAGCTATCAAGTAAAGGTGGAAGGCTGATAATCGCCTCTGATGGCGTCTGGGATGCATTGTCATCAGAAGTGGCTGCAAAATCGTGCCATGGATTGCCTGCAGAGCTTGCTGCTCGTCTAGTGGTGAAGGTACCGATTACCGAACTCATAAAAGGCCTTCGTCTTTAGTTTACACAAATCTTCTCTTTTTGGCTATACGACAAAGAAAATTGTTAGTTTTACCATAAAGAGATGATTCGTGTAAATCTCGATTTACATGAAtattttcatcttcatcataAGCCCTTTATGGCATTCCATTATCTCATTACATCAAAACGGTATTGTATAGGAAACGTTGAGGGCACGTGGGCTCAAGGATGACACGACTTGCATAGTCGTCGATATAATTCCTCCGGACAACAACAAACTGCCGCCTTCTCCCCCGTCCGAGAAACACAACAAGCTCAAGGCCTTGTTTTTCAGGAAAAAATCTTGGAAATCCAACAAATTAGCAAAGAAGCTATCCGCGATGGGTATCGTTGAAGAACTATTCGAAGAAGGATCAGCAATGCTTGCTGAAAGGTCAGTATACAGCCTAAAAACCCGTTTCCTTACCGTATAGTTGAGTTAATATGGGTTTCCGAAGGATTAGATGGTCAAACGAGTTCAAAATTGTTCAATCCATCAAATCATGTGATGGTTAGCATATCAAAATTATCTTGGTATTTTGCGTGAATTATCATACAATAGAAAGAAAGTTGTCGTTTAGAAATTTCGAActcaaaatttagaaaatttagTATCcatctaatttttattttttttctgcgtccgcccctgatTGGAAATGCGTAGACCTTGTAAAATAGGGT
Encoded proteins:
- the LOC121779621 gene encoding LEAF RUST 10 DISEASE-RESISTANCE LOCUS RECEPTOR-LIKE PROTEIN KINASE-like 1.1 isoform X2, translated to MVVVSKDVLILLLCLLRLLPQSHSKCKESYSCRNFTLRFPFTDIRDPGCGLFAVGGCDSTTQEEHPRLQIGASTSAKYILNQPSKNEFIILDFLLQTLLESPRCFSYMNVSLPQSPSVSFTFSPNITFFACFNKSSNEEIQEYFESYRREECDASTLYYKIPATESHNGAIPRECSLTQLPVKSDENSTQLSEMLTSSFTLEWSVSEDCDRCYRGGGQCLADNRNQFYCEKTENKSRKILLATLIPGSALLLACALYIWLRKKKKVGSYLLSRNLSYDPSSKSDIEDGSFNFGIPIFSYNELVEATGNFDPSKELGDGGFGTVYYGKLQDGREVAIKRLYEHNYRRVEQFLNEIKILTSLRHPNLVSLYGCTSRRSRELLLVYEYIPNGTVADHLHGKRAASAPLTWPMRMTIARETATALAYLHKSDIIHRDVKTNNILLDVNFSVKVADFGLSRLFPTDVTHISTAPQGTPGYVDPEYHQCYQLTDKSDVYSFGVVLIELISSMPAVDISRHKHEINLANLAVSKIQKCAFDELIDPATGYNSDAEVTRMTTTVAELAFRCLQLDKDMRPTMVEVVAFLHDIESGGDGDFEGTKGNLGGKIPPSPETDEVVLLKSRIYRSSPTAVTDTWISSTSTTASSVG